A region from the Rhodohalobacter sp. SW132 genome encodes:
- a CDS encoding T9SS type A sorting domain-containing protein: MTNFTRLHRFWNTLFIIVLFMLVSENGNAQNSGFGNQIILGDRTASNISGLKVVDVDQDGYPDILISSENQISWFQNLKNGQFGPVNLLVETDVNIKGFDVGDATGDGNIDLVWFHAYNGGFFIQQGIDDLSDSEIRQIEYAEESRLLRDIKITKQPEDEQPILFISDDFGIGTVGSMTLSMDSRSNSESLNIQYTELLSGDSGQPSGKLWLADMNGDQQMDLIMADNHYIDNSQIGVYLEQTDGNHQFTEVAQYGYQKVTDIAIGDMNSNGKPDIVSGTEIYTDIMNGNHGYSGHIYFHENLGEGNFSEPIVLESTFEGFSFVELIDVDQNGMKDIVAVTRPNSFEPSKIVWMKNEGGGNFSDSQLLAESTTWYDVMVAADITMDGQLDLIGSSSLNDELAWFEYSDDLMWDRTVIEASDVSSPVDLISFDVDGDGLNDLIVSSEQHEKGLVWYRNLGNFQFSPPIIIDDSMENVLQIEMYDVDGSGQDDLVVLSSRWYYTYQSANDNPLQKERKREFTLAWYKIQGSVDFDDASIIASGEYEGDHFSMGDFNGNGHLDVAVTILSNEMVLRMDNQGDGQFAEPVVVGAELTGANVNVAADLNGDGNDELIIISRERDEDEPVFNNVFNFWLNRFDDGEHLPVKFQLDELRSTHAVRTMKSADLNLNGRPEIVAATTSWTPNNLVNQYLIVMEQTDIDSVWHQTNLSSSGGAGYEDLYIADLNQNGLYDVVSISNVYRTWTDALNGDIHWYENVGEGVFAERKTIDSSVIGMKNVIAADLNNNGLRDIVITVINKDGSRVNENEPDLRDYIAIYPNVMNESVSIEPVKIPDQFQLHQNYPNPFNPSTLISYTISEAGFVELNVFNLLGQKIQVLVSEQQTAGSHHVRFNAGNLSSGVYLYQLKTGNTVINRKMLLVK; this comes from the coding sequence ATGACAAACTTTACACGGTTGCATAGATTCTGGAATACACTTTTCATCATCGTTCTATTCATGCTTGTATCAGAAAATGGAAATGCGCAAAACAGTGGTTTTGGAAATCAAATTATTCTGGGAGATCGGACTGCTTCAAATATATCCGGACTAAAAGTGGTGGATGTAGACCAGGATGGATACCCGGATATCCTTATATCTTCCGAAAATCAGATTAGCTGGTTCCAAAATCTGAAAAATGGACAATTTGGCCCGGTAAATCTTCTTGTTGAAACAGACGTAAATATCAAGGGGTTTGATGTGGGAGACGCAACTGGTGATGGAAATATCGACCTGGTGTGGTTCCATGCATACAATGGAGGGTTCTTTATTCAACAAGGTATTGATGACTTAAGTGATTCCGAAATCCGACAAATTGAATATGCGGAGGAGAGTCGGCTGTTACGAGACATAAAAATTACTAAACAGCCGGAAGATGAACAGCCTATACTCTTTATTTCGGATGATTTCGGAATTGGAACGGTCGGCTCTATGACTCTTTCGATGGACAGCCGTTCAAATTCAGAATCGTTGAATATTCAATACACAGAATTGCTATCTGGCGATTCTGGTCAGCCCTCTGGTAAGCTTTGGTTGGCTGATATGAATGGTGATCAGCAAATGGATTTGATTATGGCAGACAATCATTACATCGATAACAGTCAAATCGGTGTTTATCTGGAACAAACGGATGGTAATCACCAATTTACAGAAGTTGCTCAGTACGGATACCAAAAAGTTACTGATATTGCTATTGGTGATATGAATTCAAATGGAAAACCGGATATTGTTTCAGGTACGGAAATCTACACGGATATTATGAATGGCAATCATGGCTATTCAGGACATATTTATTTTCATGAAAATCTTGGTGAAGGTAACTTTAGTGAACCGATTGTATTAGAGAGTACATTTGAAGGATTTTCATTTGTAGAGCTCATTGATGTCGACCAAAACGGGATGAAGGATATTGTAGCTGTTACGCGGCCTAATAGCTTTGAGCCATCAAAAATAGTGTGGATGAAGAATGAGGGGGGAGGTAATTTTTCGGATTCCCAATTGCTGGCAGAATCCACTACCTGGTATGATGTGATGGTTGCTGCTGACATCACGATGGATGGGCAATTGGACCTGATCGGATCAAGCAGTTTAAACGACGAACTGGCCTGGTTTGAGTATTCTGATGACTTGATGTGGGACCGCACCGTAATTGAAGCATCGGATGTAAGTTCTCCAGTGGATCTGATCAGTTTCGACGTAGATGGAGATGGATTGAATGACCTGATTGTAAGTTCAGAACAGCACGAGAAAGGATTGGTATGGTATCGAAACCTTGGGAATTTTCAGTTTTCGCCTCCAATCATTATTGATGATTCAATGGAGAATGTGCTGCAGATTGAAATGTATGACGTGGATGGCAGCGGACAGGACGATCTGGTAGTACTCTCATCAAGGTGGTATTATACGTATCAGAGTGCAAATGATAATCCTCTTCAGAAAGAAAGAAAAAGGGAGTTTACCTTGGCTTGGTACAAAATTCAGGGTTCCGTGGACTTTGATGATGCTTCCATTATTGCATCCGGGGAATATGAAGGGGATCATTTTTCCATGGGAGATTTTAATGGCAATGGGCATCTTGATGTAGCAGTGACGATTCTTAGTAATGAAATGGTGCTTCGAATGGATAATCAGGGTGACGGGCAGTTCGCAGAACCGGTGGTTGTTGGTGCTGAACTTACCGGTGCAAATGTCAATGTTGCGGCGGATCTGAATGGAGATGGAAACGATGAATTGATCATCATAAGCAGAGAACGGGATGAAGATGAGCCGGTTTTTAATAATGTATTCAATTTCTGGCTAAACAGATTTGATGATGGAGAGCATCTTCCCGTAAAGTTTCAATTGGATGAACTAAGAAGCACACATGCCGTACGAACAATGAAATCCGCTGATTTAAATCTGAATGGGCGGCCCGAAATTGTTGCTGCTACTACGTCCTGGACTCCAAACAATTTGGTGAATCAATATCTGATCGTTATGGAGCAAACGGACATTGATTCGGTGTGGCATCAAACGAACCTGAGTTCTTCAGGCGGAGCGGGCTACGAGGATCTGTATATCGCGGATTTGAACCAAAATGGATTATACGATGTAGTTTCAATTTCAAATGTGTACAGGACATGGACGGATGCGTTGAACGGAGATATACACTGGTATGAAAATGTAGGGGAAGGTGTGTTTGCAGAAAGAAAAACTATAGATAGTTCCGTAATCGGGATGAAAAATGTGATTGCCGCCGATCTAAACAACAATGGATTGCGGGATATTGTGATCACAGTTATAAATAAAGATGGATCGCGAGTTAATGAGAACGAACCAGATTTACGTGATTACATAGCTATTTACCCTAATGTGATGAATGAAAGTGTATCTATAGAACCTGTTAAAATACCGGATCAATTCCAGCTGCATCAAAACTATCCGAACCCGTTCAACCCGTCAACCTTGATCTCTTATACTATTTCTGAAGCCGGATTTGTTGAACTGAATGTATTCAATTTACTGGGGCAAAAGATTCAGGTTTTAGTGAGTGAACAGCAAACAGCCGGTTCGCATCACGTACGGTTTAATGCCGGAAATTTATCAAGCGGAGTTTATCTCTATCAGCTCAAAACCGGGAATACGGTAATCAACAGAAAAATGTTATTGGTAAAGTAG
- a CDS encoding TonB-dependent receptor has translation MKIFNTTIMAVVLLLLGAGSLEAGTINTNETLKGEVLEAATGEPIPGATIIIQETERGTAADADGRFQFDSLPQGSYTLSIRAVGFTAISLSVDHPEDGFLSIKLQQDIFRADDVIVTSSPIGRSIQYQPAQALNREALQQKAAPSLGEILDGSPGVSTRSFGSAPSRPVIRGLDGDRVLVLQNGERMGDLSGTAVDHAVSLDPLSMDRVEVVRGPASLLYGSSAIGGVVNMFSNDMPRDWDKGPSGSLATHAATVNDMGAGLARFQQGWDSFAVTGRVIYRDGGDIRTPEGRLPDTSVNNVSFGSGLGYRSGNFETGLSVSGMDYTYGLPEAIDDPNENVEIRMNRTNLQSISTLKMDRFFELAELRIQLSDYVHDEIESEINPDGSVDEDLEISFNQQTVSSSLLLRHRPIGRFEGALGLSMNYSQLTVGGDEALTPDADSYFLAGYLYEEIRLNSRFNVKTGARLEFKETFVKTNELFTDPGEFEDRSDLIFAGAIGLNYTPNRNWEAGFQVARAFRTPGIEELYSNAPHLAAGSFDIGDPTLDNETSIGTDLFLKYRSNRIYSELSLYVNRINNFINFSPTGEIHGPSGLPVFEYGSTDALLYGFEFQTDIAFTDQLRAGVGFDYVRGRERTGDQNDLPFIPPFRTHLSMMYDTGDWWAGPRLRIANSQDRVAPNEDPTDGYLLVGMDAGYRLGHGVSFSVRVDNLLNESYRDHLSRVEDRNNPMPARNINAMLRWEF, from the coding sequence ATGAAGATTTTCAATACAACAATTATGGCAGTGGTGTTGCTGTTACTTGGTGCAGGCAGCCTTGAAGCCGGCACGATCAACACAAATGAAACCCTGAAAGGTGAAGTACTGGAGGCTGCTACCGGAGAACCAATTCCCGGCGCAACAATCATCATACAGGAAACAGAACGCGGTACGGCTGCGGATGCAGATGGCCGTTTTCAATTTGACAGCCTCCCGCAGGGCAGCTACACACTTTCCATCCGAGCGGTAGGATTCACAGCTATAAGCCTATCGGTTGATCATCCCGAAGATGGGTTTTTATCGATTAAACTGCAGCAGGATATTTTCAGGGCGGATGATGTGATTGTAACAAGCTCTCCGATCGGGCGGAGTATTCAATATCAACCCGCGCAGGCACTGAACAGGGAAGCTCTTCAGCAAAAGGCAGCTCCCAGTTTGGGTGAGATCCTGGATGGAAGTCCGGGAGTTTCAACGCGATCATTCGGTTCTGCTCCATCGCGCCCTGTCATTCGCGGGCTGGACGGCGACCGTGTCCTGGTTCTTCAGAATGGTGAGCGGATGGGGGATTTATCCGGTACCGCCGTGGATCACGCCGTATCTCTTGATCCGCTTTCAATGGATCGGGTAGAAGTGGTCAGAGGGCCGGCCAGTCTCCTTTACGGATCCAGTGCAATCGGCGGTGTTGTGAATATGTTCAGCAACGATATGCCCCGCGATTGGGATAAAGGTCCGTCGGGCAGCCTGGCTACACACGCTGCTACCGTGAATGATATGGGTGCCGGCCTGGCACGGTTTCAGCAGGGATGGGACAGCTTTGCCGTTACGGGACGGGTCATCTACCGGGATGGAGGAGACATTCGAACGCCCGAGGGACGACTCCCCGATACGTCAGTCAATAACGTCAGTTTTGGTTCGGGATTGGGGTATCGGTCCGGCAATTTTGAGACGGGGCTCTCTGTCTCAGGCATGGATTACACGTATGGCCTGCCCGAAGCGATCGATGATCCGAATGAAAATGTGGAGATCCGGATGAACCGGACAAATCTTCAGAGCATTTCGACACTAAAGATGGACCGGTTTTTTGAACTGGCTGAACTGAGAATTCAGCTCAGCGATTATGTTCATGATGAGATCGAATCAGAAATAAATCCCGACGGATCCGTGGACGAAGATCTTGAAATCTCCTTCAATCAACAGACCGTGAGTAGTTCATTACTGCTTCGCCACAGGCCTATCGGGAGGTTTGAAGGTGCCCTGGGTTTAAGCATGAACTATTCTCAGCTTACCGTGGGCGGCGATGAGGCTCTGACACCGGACGCCGACAGTTATTTTCTTGCCGGTTATCTGTATGAAGAGATCCGGCTGAATTCACGCTTCAATGTTAAAACCGGAGCACGGCTGGAGTTCAAGGAGACATTTGTAAAGACCAACGAACTCTTTACGGATCCCGGTGAATTTGAGGATCGGTCCGACCTGATTTTTGCAGGCGCCATCGGGCTGAACTATACCCCAAACAGGAACTGGGAGGCGGGTTTCCAGGTCGCGAGGGCATTCCGAACTCCGGGTATTGAGGAGCTCTATTCCAATGCACCACACCTGGCTGCAGGCTCTTTTGATATCGGTGACCCAACGCTGGATAATGAAACCAGCATAGGCACCGATTTGTTTTTGAAATACAGATCAAACCGTATCTATAGCGAGCTCTCCCTGTATGTGAATCGCATAAATAACTTTATTAATTTTTCGCCAACAGGAGAAATTCACGGGCCATCAGGACTTCCAGTGTTTGAATACGGATCAACCGATGCCCTGCTCTACGGTTTTGAGTTTCAAACCGATATTGCATTTACCGATCAGCTTCGTGCAGGAGTCGGGTTTGATTACGTGAGAGGCCGGGAACGAACAGGAGACCAGAACGATCTGCCTTTTATTCCGCCATTCAGAACGCATCTTTCCATGATGTACGATACGGGTGACTGGTGGGCCGGGCCAAGGCTCAGAATTGCCAACTCTCAGGACAGGGTTGCACCCAATGAGGATCCAACTGACGGATACCTGCTGGTTGGGATGGATGCCGGGTATCGGCTTGGTCACGGCGTATCGTTCAGTGTTCGGGTAGACAATCTGCTCAACGAAAGCTATCGCGATCACCTGAGCCGAGTGGAAGACCGTAACAACCCGATGCCGGCGCGGAATATCAATGCGATGCTGCGGTGGGAGTTTTAA